The following proteins are co-located in the Candidatus Bathyarchaeum sp. genome:
- a CDS encoding ABC transporter ATP-binding protein translates to MSAPLIQATELTKQFGDVHALTGLHFKVLPGEIYGLLGPNGAGKTTSIKAIMGLVEPTSGWVRVEGYNPVTNPIEVKSRIGYVAEKPILYESLSVRDFFEFIASIRKIDQTSVNRIFSQLGDAFGISNYFDTPIAALSTGMKQKVALIAAFIHQPPVLLLDEPLNGIDAKTSRLVKDLLLLHAKKGGAVLFSTHIMEVAENICTRIGIIYQGKIVAEGTLDQLKTQTGNPSKTLEEVFLKLTNEEHEIANKTRLLGEEFFQHETN, encoded by the coding sequence GTGTCGGCGCCATTAATCCAAGCAACTGAGTTAACAAAACAATTCGGGGATGTTCATGCCTTAACTGGATTACACTTCAAAGTCCTGCCTGGAGAAATCTATGGTCTTTTAGGTCCAAATGGTGCAGGCAAAACCACCAGCATCAAAGCAATCATGGGACTGGTTGAGCCAACATCTGGATGGGTTAGAGTTGAAGGCTATAATCCTGTAACAAACCCTATTGAAGTTAAATCTAGAATAGGATATGTCGCTGAAAAACCAATATTATATGAGTCTTTGTCTGTTCGTGACTTTTTTGAGTTCATAGCCTCTATACGAAAAATCGACCAAACCTCAGTCAACCGTATATTCTCACAGTTAGGGGACGCTTTTGGTATCTCAAACTATTTTGACACTCCAATTGCTGCCCTGTCAACGGGAATGAAACAAAAGGTAGCCCTGATTGCTGCGTTTATTCATCAACCTCCTGTTCTTTTGCTGGATGAACCCCTGAACGGTATAGATGCAAAAACCAGCCGGTTAGTAAAGGATTTGTTGTTGTTGCATGCAAAAAAAGGTGGGGCAGTTCTGTTTAGTACCCACATCATGGAAGTTGCTGAAAACATCTGTACAAGAATCGGAATCATTTATCAGGGAAAAATTGTTGCAGAAGGAACCCTTGATCAGCTAAAGACCCAAACTGGAAACCCGAGTAAAACCCTCGAAGAAGTATTTTTGAAACTGACTAATGAAGAACATGAGATTGCCAACAAAACT
- a CDS encoding fasciclin domain-containing protein, with amino-acid sequence MKIKDIVDTALDSDSFTTLCKAVIAAGLVDALRAPGPFTVFAPTDDAFAKLPKGTVEGLLKDKEKLTSILTYHVVPEKLMISAFKTPKKFKTLQGQEINVDGLLWHLNKKIKVNDAKTVMTDIKATNGVIHAIDSVLMPK; translated from the coding sequence ATGAAAATTAAAGACATTGTAGACACTGCATTGGATTCTGATTCTTTTACCACTCTTTGTAAGGCGGTAATTGCTGCAGGTCTTGTTGATGCTTTGCGGGCTCCGGGTCCGTTTACTGTTTTTGCTCCAACTGATGATGCGTTTGCAAAACTTCCAAAAGGGACAGTTGAAGGTTTACTGAAGGATAAAGAAAAGTTGACATCAATTTTGACGTATCATGTAGTTCCAGAAAAATTGATGATTTCCGCGTTTAAGACTCCAAAGAAATTCAAAACACTACAAGGACAAGAAATCAATGTTGACGGTTTATTGTGGCACCTTAACAAGAAAATTAAGGTTAATGACGCAAAAACTGTGATGACCGACATCAAAGCAACTAACGGTGTTATTCATGCAATAGACTCAGTATTAATGCCAAAATAG
- the heR gene encoding heliorhodopsin HeR — MNSEERKRIIAKSPISFKYLKRFNTAAGILHLIQGIIMLALGLQLEWSRDIYTFYMKFDITNFTAVPDPQIFFSISYLGAILASFPLISAIAHFIIAYPKNKSYNENLTKGMNPYRWYEYAFSSSIMITLISLFLGIWDFWSLVMIFVLNAMMIMFGYLMEVINQKTEKTSWSAFILGTISGFTPWVVLYAYFIAAINSAGVEPPTFVYMILFIYFFVFNIFAVNMVLQYKGVGKWKDYLYGERFYIILSFIAKTILSWLVFIGIFAPF, encoded by the coding sequence ATGAATTCTGAAGAAAGAAAAAGGATTATTGCAAAATCACCAATTTCTTTCAAGTACCTCAAGCGCTTCAACACTGCCGCGGGCATTTTGCATCTGATTCAAGGAATCATAATGCTGGCCCTTGGACTTCAACTAGAGTGGTCCCGAGACATCTACACCTTTTACATGAAATTTGACATCACAAATTTCACTGCAGTTCCTGACCCACAAATTTTTTTTAGCATAAGCTATTTGGGAGCGATTCTGGCTTCGTTTCCATTGATTTCTGCTATAGCTCATTTTATTATTGCTTATCCTAAAAACAAAAGCTACAACGAAAACCTTACAAAAGGCATGAATCCCTACAGGTGGTACGAATACGCTTTTAGCAGCTCCATAATGATCACCCTGATTTCGCTGTTTTTGGGCATCTGGGACTTTTGGTCGCTGGTTATGATTTTTGTCCTGAACGCCATGATGATAATGTTTGGTTACCTTATGGAAGTAATCAACCAAAAAACCGAAAAAACAAGCTGGTCCGCCTTCATTTTAGGAACCATCTCAGGATTCACTCCATGGGTTGTACTTTACGCATATTTCATCGCAGCCATCAACTCCGCGGGCGTAGAACCTCCAACCTTTGTTTACATGATACTTTTCATCTACTTCTTTGTCTTCAACATTTTCGCCGTCAACATGGTCCTGCAATACAAAGGCGTCGGAAAATGGAAAGACTACCTCTACGGAGAGCGATTCTACATAATACTTAGTTTCATAGCCAAAACAATCCTGTCCTGGCTAGTATTCATCGGAATCTTTGCACCATTCTAA
- a CDS encoding pyridoxamine 5'-phosphate oxidase family protein — protein sequence MVVFKLPKMTKQEMWKLIRRQRLCRIAFKGSTYPYIAPFQYAVIDGSLYFHFTDYGKKMKFIENDKHVCVEIEEYREDLSEYSFVVFHGTLKVVTDSTERANAINQLRTEGEQKLSPNFLPAHGFTKQDGWESLTPDNKSLVAIKLENITQEIGLKSP from the coding sequence TTGGTTGTTTTTAAGTTACCTAAAATGACTAAACAAGAAATGTGGAAACTTATCCGCAGACAGCGCCTGTGCAGAATTGCCTTCAAGGGAAGCACATACCCATACATTGCGCCCTTTCAGTACGCAGTAATCGATGGTTCTTTGTATTTTCATTTCACGGATTACGGAAAAAAGATGAAATTCATCGAAAACGACAAACACGTCTGCGTGGAAATCGAAGAATACCGCGAAGACCTCAGTGAATACAGCTTTGTTGTTTTCCATGGTACCCTCAAAGTCGTAACTGACTCAACAGAACGAGCAAACGCAATAAACCAACTCAGAACAGAAGGGGAACAAAAACTTTCACCAAATTTTTTACCTGCTCACGGATTCACAAAACAAGACGGATGGGAATCATTAACTCCGGATAACAAATCATTAGTTGCAATAAAACTGGAAAACATAACGCAAGAAATTGGACTTAAGTCTCCTTAG
- a CDS encoding DUF1724 domain-containing protein, with translation MENSEETIDKLFYELASETRVSILRELNKKSWKMNSLARKLDLTTTETFRQLQRLTEALLVQKQPDGKYTISPYGALVLELSSSLDFVFKNKQYFLAHTVQNLPKQFINRIGELSKSTLLMGMIESTTNSSKLIGEAQQFMWGISPEPLKDSAEVLSQQIPKGVNYRIISPQPPTKLSNLEIRNHNEVPLILVVTEKEASLSFRFIEGRVDYASFSGTDPMFLNWIKDLFLYYWDQAERK, from the coding sequence TTGGAAAACTCCGAAGAAACAATTGACAAACTTTTCTATGAACTCGCAAGCGAAACCAGAGTCAGCATCCTGCGGGAGTTAAACAAAAAAAGCTGGAAAATGAACAGTCTCGCCCGCAAACTAGACCTGACCACAACAGAAACCTTCAGGCAACTACAACGCTTAACTGAAGCTCTGCTTGTTCAAAAACAGCCAGACGGCAAATATACAATATCTCCTTATGGGGCGTTAGTTTTGGAGCTTTCTTCTTCCTTGGATTTTGTTTTCAAAAACAAACAATACTTCTTGGCTCACACAGTTCAGAACCTCCCCAAGCAGTTCATAAACCGCATAGGAGAACTTTCAAAATCTACCCTGCTAATGGGCATGATAGAAAGCACCACCAACTCCTCAAAACTTATCGGAGAAGCCCAACAGTTCATGTGGGGAATTTCCCCTGAACCCCTCAAAGACTCTGCAGAGGTTTTGTCCCAACAGATTCCCAAAGGAGTAAACTACAGAATCATTTCTCCCCAACCCCCAACAAAACTGTCAAACCTAGAAATCAGAAACCACAACGAAGTTCCCTTGATTTTGGTTGTCACAGAAAAAGAAGCCTCCCTTAGTTTTCGTTTTATTGAAGGGCGAGTGGATTATGCCAGTTTTTCTGGAACTGATCCTATGTTTCTGAACTGGATTAAAGACCTCTTCCTTTATTACTGGGATCAAGCAGAAAGAAAATAA
- a CDS encoding EFR1 family ferrodoxin (N-terminal region resembles flavodoxins. C-terminal ferrodoxin region binds two 4Fe-4S clusters.), with protein MSTKSTTIFYFSASGNSLALAKDIAQKTNAELVSIPSVMNQTSVQPQTEAVGIVFPVYYASNGYGIPLIVERFVNKLEGISSKYIFAVCTHSGMAGQTIAKLRKQIKSMGGDIVAGFSLNMGSTDMPEEKQQKLLVNQKQKAELISKYVNAQKRGRYETRGLLRKIAYAVPLYTFIKPIFWRRYRKLSKSKQYPAFQKLIPTADNSYQCDTTKCNGCGTCVKVCPVNNIKIVNGSPQWQNHCETCYACFLWCPKEAIFGDIVSYNDRRHHPEVRLVDIIKANSQAN; from the coding sequence ATGAGCACCAAATCAACCACCATCTTTTATTTTTCCGCCAGCGGCAACTCATTGGCACTGGCAAAAGATATTGCACAAAAAACTAACGCAGAACTGGTTTCCATCCCTTCTGTAATGAACCAAACAAGTGTACAACCTCAAACTGAGGCAGTTGGAATTGTATTCCCAGTTTATTATGCCTCTAACGGTTATGGCATACCTTTGATAGTAGAACGGTTTGTCAACAAACTAGAAGGAATTAGTTCAAAGTACATTTTTGCAGTTTGCACCCACTCGGGCATGGCAGGACAAACAATCGCTAAACTCCGAAAACAAATCAAATCCATGGGAGGCGACATTGTCGCAGGTTTTTCTTTGAACATGGGTAGCACCGATATGCCTGAAGAAAAACAGCAAAAACTGCTAGTGAACCAAAAACAAAAAGCAGAGCTAATCAGCAAATATGTTAATGCTCAAAAAAGGGGCAGATATGAGACCCGTGGGTTGCTACGCAAGATTGCGTATGCAGTTCCGTTGTATACTTTTATCAAACCCATTTTTTGGAGAAGATACCGCAAACTGTCAAAATCGAAACAGTATCCAGCTTTCCAAAAACTCATACCAACAGCAGATAATAGTTACCAATGTGACACAACCAAATGTAACGGATGTGGGACTTGCGTAAAGGTTTGTCCAGTAAACAACATCAAAATAGTCAATGGAAGTCCCCAGTGGCAAAACCACTGCGAGACTTGTTATGCTTGTTTCTTGTGGTGTCCAAAGGAGGCAATCTTTGGGGATATTGTATCATACAACGACAGACGGCATCATCCTGAAGTTAGACTGGTTGACATCATCAAAGCGAACAGTCAAGCCAATTGA
- a CDS encoding ABC transporter permease subunit produces the protein MRLEKAKLVFRKDWLEIKRNWQVILPIVIVPLMISVFIPVILTLIPNVVSGSEADLGGFVPLVQNLPLSVQDQLAGMTELQVMIYVMAIYFFAPFFLIIPLMTSSVIASDSFAGEKERKTIEGLLATPISDSELLFGKMLVSFIPSMLVTIVSFVVYTAIFDVLSFGLFNGMLLLPNLDWILLIFGLAPTVALASIGLTVIISAKVKGFKEAQQISVILLLPILGLVFGQISGALIFGPLVIAVLAALFVALDFVVFRIGVKMFKREEILAQLA, from the coding sequence ATGAGACTAGAAAAAGCAAAACTGGTTTTCCGAAAAGATTGGCTTGAAATCAAACGTAACTGGCAAGTAATTTTGCCCATAGTTATCGTTCCCCTCATGATTTCAGTGTTCATTCCCGTAATTTTAACCCTGATTCCCAATGTGGTCTCTGGTTCTGAAGCAGATTTGGGAGGTTTTGTTCCTTTGGTACAAAATTTGCCTCTTTCTGTGCAGGACCAACTAGCAGGAATGACTGAACTCCAAGTAATGATCTATGTAATGGCAATTTACTTCTTTGCGCCGTTCTTCCTAATTATACCCCTGATGACGTCAAGCGTTATTGCATCTGATAGCTTCGCAGGAGAAAAAGAACGAAAAACCATCGAGGGCCTGCTAGCAACTCCAATCTCAGACAGCGAACTCCTGTTTGGAAAAATGCTTGTGTCCTTTATTCCTTCAATGCTGGTAACAATTGTTTCCTTTGTAGTGTACACTGCAATCTTTGATGTTCTATCCTTTGGTTTATTCAACGGAATGCTGCTACTGCCAAATCTTGATTGGATTTTGCTAATCTTTGGTTTAGCTCCAACCGTGGCTCTGGCCAGCATCGGATTAACTGTAATCATATCTGCAAAAGTCAAAGGGTTCAAAGAAGCCCAACAAATCAGCGTAATCCTGTTACTCCCAATCCTTGGGTTAGTGTTCGGACAAATCTCGGGTGCCTTAATCTTTGGGCCCTTAGTAATCGCAGTCTTAGCGGCACTGTTTGTTGCCTTGGATTTTGTGGTTTTCCGGATTGGAGTAAAAATGTTCAAACGGGAAGAAATCTTGGCTCAATTGGCTTGA